A genomic stretch from Methanobacterium sp. includes:
- a CDS encoding FtsX-like permease family protein — MAIYSLSYKNLRRNWWRNTSTVLRIAFGVIVLLILISSGIGITTVLGQTTGSSGNETSNLTDSGNMGFNNFINSLNDYVNSLLGSNTSNSQLIKGVRSILGSIISFLDIIASIVFLVGIFGITYAMDLNLLERRREIGLLKSLGFTELQIMFSLLLEAGLLGFIGAMIGTVLVVIGITILSSVINIALFSIVMPVWLPFWAIFITTILSALIAAFSIWYYVKKDPVEALRI; from the coding sequence ATGGCTATTTACAGTCTTTCCTACAAAAATTTACGTAGAAATTGGTGGAGAAACACTTCTACAGTTTTAAGAATAGCATTTGGAGTAATTGTACTTTTAATACTGATTAGTTCTGGCATTGGGATCACTACCGTCCTTGGTCAAACCACAGGGTCTAGTGGAAATGAAACTTCCAATTTGACAGATAGTGGAAATATGGGATTTAATAATTTCATAAATTCACTAAATGATTATGTAAATTCACTATTAGGTTCAAATACTTCTAATTCACAATTAATAAAGGGAGTAAGGTCTATTTTAGGAAGTATTATCTCTTTTTTAGATATAATAGCAAGTATTGTGTTTTTAGTGGGGATTTTTGGAATTACATATGCTATGGATCTTAATTTACTTGAAAGAAGAAGAGAAATAGGTTTATTAAAGTCTTTGGGTTTTACAGAGCTCCAGATAATGTTCAGCCTTCTTTTGGAGGCAGGTTTATTAGGTTTTATCGGAGCTATGATTGGCACAGTACTTGTGGTCATTGGAATAACTATTTTATCCAGTGTGATTAACATAGCACTTTTTTCTATTGTTATGCCAGTTTGGTTGCCTTTTTGGGCGATATTTATAACTACTATATTAAGTGCTTTGATTGCAGCATTTTCCATATGGTATTATGTTAAAAAGGATCCTGTGGAGGCTTTAAGAATATGA
- a CDS encoding ABC transporter ATP-binding protein produces the protein MNAPILEFQDVWKTFGNDKTKLDALKEIDLEIEENSVNLILGPSGSGKSTLLNLISLMDTPTKGKIFIKGKNTLNMSKSERSKFRRDEIGIIYQRDNLFPYLNILENVMVPMIVKDKEKAIKLLKIAGLTKITEFPDEIHIVEQQQTALVRAAINNPSILIADEPTGELNLEAADKLMNLIKSVGNKSTVLIASNNQDLDKYCDNIFYIKEGMILENK, from the coding sequence ATGAATGCTCCTATTTTGGAATTTCAGGATGTATGGAAAACATTTGGAAATGATAAAACAAAATTAGATGCATTGAAGGAGATTGATCTTGAAATTGAAGAGAACTCGGTAAATCTTATTTTAGGCCCATCAGGCTCGGGTAAAAGTACTTTATTAAATCTTATAAGCTTAATGGATACTCCAACAAAAGGAAAAATATTTATAAAAGGAAAAAACACTTTAAACATGTCTAAATCTGAAAGGAGCAAATTCAGAAGGGATGAGATAGGGATTATTTACCAGCGAGATAATCTTTTCCCATATTTAAACATTCTTGAAAATGTTATGGTTCCAATGATAGTCAAAGACAAGGAAAAAGCAATTAAACTACTCAAAATTGCAGGTTTAACTAAGATAACTGAATTTCCAGATGAAATTCATATAGTGGAACAACAACAAACTGCTCTTGTGAGGGCTGCAATTAATAATCCTTCTATTTTAATAGCGGATGAACCTACTGGGGAATTAAATTTAGAGGCTGCAGATAAACTTATGAACTTAATAAAATCTGTTGGAAATAAGTCTACAGTTCTAATTGCTTCAAATAATCAGGATTTAGATAAATACTGTGATAATATATTCTATATTAAAGAGGGGATGATATTGGAAAATAAATAA
- a CDS encoding endonuclease MutS2 — MDLTKIRGIGEKLAKKIVDSFGSHEALESAIGNFEVDKLSRIEGVSQSKAIEIINAALGNPKEEFLKTGRTIQIYNDVIARILSYAHTKYGKNRILLISPTKDVSKIQENLDFVMNSKKAISNLPIDEIKNLLKKVNPSWENKPKYDPTRALLVESREDYNQLLDMDLNKYCTIMTTEELESLEDYEFVVYIYSTGQIEIDDTYNVAMVTSDSTEYEIVPETVLSYFYTNYDLLGNILKIKDILGRESVIPEVLEILDSLESAKVDESMFNDAVEDAKTHADLKLKESIKKVDLKGDEVLALMNEGMPAKIQKIFDGVIKEAINEIKDKTGCVFDPFIPKYPIEIDYHEFERVKRQEISKQHLKAFDKKVIAASRLSSLKEMTESEIHEILEFDYEFALGCFAYYYDLNPPQIGDEFNFKEGIHLNLALENNFNIQKIDYSLKTPENVALLTGANSGGKTTLLETLAQISVMTQMGLPVCASEATVKLVDEVYFFSKKRSLDAGAFESFLNTFMPVVTTDTHKLVLLDELEAITELEAAVKIIASFIDLLKDSDSYAVIVTHMARELMKFTQVRVDGIEAKGLDDDYNLLVDRTPKMNYLAKSTPELILRMIYEKSDGKLKEIYGQMLEKF, encoded by the coding sequence TTGGATTTAACAAAAATTAGAGGTATAGGTGAAAAGCTGGCTAAAAAGATTGTTGACAGTTTTGGAAGCCACGAAGCATTAGAATCAGCGATTGGAAACTTTGAAGTGGATAAACTTTCAAGAATTGAAGGTGTAAGTCAATCTAAAGCCATAGAAATAATAAATGCTGCTTTAGGCAATCCTAAAGAAGAATTTTTAAAAACAGGGCGAACTATTCAAATTTATAATGATGTAATTGCTAGAATTCTTAGTTATGCTCATACAAAATATGGAAAAAACCGTATTCTTCTAATCAGCCCCACAAAAGATGTCTCGAAGATTCAGGAAAATTTAGATTTTGTAATGAATTCAAAAAAGGCCATATCCAACCTCCCTATAGATGAAATTAAAAATCTGCTTAAAAAAGTAAATCCATCATGGGAAAACAAGCCCAAATACGATCCAACAAGGGCATTACTCGTTGAATCGAGAGAAGATTACAACCAATTATTGGATATGGATTTAAACAAGTATTGTACCATCATGACAACTGAAGAGCTTGAAAGTCTTGAAGATTATGAATTTGTAGTTTATATTTATTCTACAGGGCAAATCGAGATTGATGATACCTATAATGTTGCTATGGTAACAAGCGATTCTACAGAATACGAAATAGTTCCAGAAACAGTTTTATCATACTTCTACACAAACTACGATCTTTTAGGGAATATTTTAAAAATTAAAGACATATTAGGACGTGAATCAGTAATTCCTGAAGTACTTGAAATTCTTGACTCTCTGGAATCAGCTAAAGTTGATGAAAGCATGTTTAATGATGCTGTTGAAGATGCCAAAACCCATGCTGATTTAAAGCTTAAAGAAAGCATTAAAAAGGTTGATCTTAAAGGCGATGAAGTTTTAGCATTGATGAATGAAGGAATGCCTGCTAAAATACAGAAAATATTTGATGGAGTAATAAAAGAAGCTATAAATGAAATCAAAGACAAAACAGGCTGCGTATTTGACCCATTTATACCAAAATATCCCATAGAAATAGATTATCATGAATTTGAAAGGGTAAAAAGGCAGGAAATTTCAAAACAACACTTAAAGGCATTTGATAAAAAGGTAATTGCTGCCTCCCGACTTTCAAGCCTTAAAGAAATGACTGAATCTGAAATTCATGAAATATTAGAATTTGATTATGAATTTGCATTAGGATGCTTTGCATATTACTATGACCTAAATCCGCCACAAATAGGAGATGAATTCAATTTCAAGGAAGGAATTCACCTTAATTTAGCATTAGAAAATAATTTTAATATTCAAAAAATTGATTATTCCCTTAAAACACCTGAAAATGTTGCTCTTCTGACTGGGGCAAATAGTGGAGGTAAAACAACATTGCTTGAAACTTTAGCCCAAATTTCAGTAATGACACAGATGGGGCTTCCTGTTTGTGCTAGTGAAGCAACTGTAAAGTTAGTAGATGAAGTATATTTCTTCTCAAAGAAGAGATCACTTGATGCTGGAGCGTTTGAATCATTCCTTAACACATTCATGCCAGTAGTAACTACAGATACTCATAAATTAGTTTTATTAGATGAATTAGAAGCCATAACTGAACTTGAAGCTGCAGTAAAAATAATAGCAAGCTTTATAGACCTCCTAAAAGATTCTGATTCCTATGCAGTTATTGTAACCCACATGGCACGGGAACTAATGAAATTCACCCAGGTTAGAGTGGATGGAATTGAAGCTAAAGGCCTGGATGACGATTATAACCTCTTAGTTGATAGAACTCCTAAAATGAATTATCTGGCAAAAAGTACCCCTGAGTTGATTCTAAGAATGATTTATGAGAAGTCTGATGGGAAATTAAAGGAAATTTATGGACAGATGCTTGAGAAATTTTAA
- a CDS encoding sulfite exporter TauE/SafE family protein — MESYIFYILILIITGAGIGFLSGLLGVGGGFIMVPIQFWLLTSMGVDPTVAIRISLGTSLAVILPTAISGAYGHYRKNAVLIKPTAFLAVTGMMGGILGGIIATNISGDVLQIIFGLAALIVAFKMLVMKYPEINEKPIDKTIYYIFGGLFVGIMSGLLGVGGGFIVVPFMVILMRYDIHKAIGTSTAVIVFTSIGGIISYIFNGWGMQGLPQYSLGYVNLLQLVLLAGASIPMAQIGVKTAHKLSSRKLNYIFVGLMILIGLKMIGVI; from the coding sequence ATGGAATCTTATATATTTTACATATTAATACTTATAATCACTGGTGCAGGGATAGGATTTTTATCAGGGCTTTTAGGAGTTGGCGGAGGTTTTATAATGGTTCCAATCCAATTCTGGCTCCTTACATCAATGGGTGTTGATCCTACAGTTGCAATCAGAATTTCTTTAGGCACAAGTCTTGCAGTCATACTTCCAACAGCCATAAGTGGAGCATATGGTCATTACAGAAAGAATGCAGTTTTAATTAAACCTACAGCATTTTTAGCGGTAACTGGTATGATGGGAGGTATTTTGGGAGGGATTATAGCTACAAATATTTCTGGTGATGTTTTACAGATTATTTTCGGTTTAGCAGCATTAATAGTGGCTTTCAAGATGCTTGTAATGAAATATCCAGAGATTAATGAAAAACCAATTGACAAAACTATTTACTACATTTTCGGAGGCCTTTTTGTTGGAATAATGTCAGGTCTTCTTGGAGTGGGTGGCGGATTTATTGTAGTTCCATTTATGGTTATTTTAATGAGATACGATATACACAAAGCTATTGGGACCTCAACAGCAGTAATCGTGTTTACCTCCATTGGAGGAATAATATCTTATATATTTAATGGGTGGGGTATGCAAGGGTTGCCTCAATATTCTTTAGGGTATGTTAATTTACTTCAGTTGGTGCTTTTAGCAGGTGCAAGTATTCCTATGGCCCAGATTGGTGTAAAAACAGCTCATAAACTTTCTTCACGAAAATTGAATTATATATTTGTAGGTTTAATGATTTTAATAGGTTTAAAAATGATTGGAGTTATTTAA
- a CDS encoding response regulator, translating into MTKNVVLVVEDERVVAMDIVSRLENMGYEVPKPASTGKDAIKLALEVKPDIILMDIVIKGSIDGIEAAKRINNLFDIPIIFVTAYSDDEIIQRAKKTVPYGYIIKPFEDRDLYSMIEVSIYKHEKDRKSKKNKEKESEAQSS; encoded by the coding sequence ATAACAAAAAATGTTGTTCTCGTCGTTGAGGATGAGAGAGTTGTGGCGATGGATATTGTTTCTCGTTTAGAAAATATGGGTTATGAAGTACCAAAACCTGCTTCAACTGGTAAAGATGCTATTAAATTAGCATTAGAGGTTAAACCGGACATAATACTCATGGATATTGTTATTAAGGGATCTATTGATGGTATTGAAGCTGCAAAACGGATAAATAATCTTTTTGATATTCCTATAATATTTGTTACGGCTTATTCTGATGATGAAATCATTCAAAGAGCCAAAAAAACAGTTCCCTATGGGTATATTATAAAACCTTTTGAAGATAGGGATTTATACAGTATGATCGAAGTTTCAATATATAAGCATGAAAAAGATAGAAAATCAAAGAAAAATAAGGAAAAAGAGTCTGAAGCTCAAAGTTCATGA